The Microlunatus antarcticus DNA segment GTGGCCGACGAACTCCTCCAGCGTCGCGGAGAGGGAGTGGGCCTGCGCGCGGGTCCGGCTGCCACGCCCGAGGCGGGCGCGCAGGACGGGGTCGACGAGCAGCTGCGCGAGGGCGACGGCCAGCGCCCGAGCGTCGCCCGGGGCGTAGAGCCGGCCGTTCACGCCGTCCTGCACCAGGTGCGGCAGGGCCATCGCGTCGGCGGCGACGACCGGGAGCCCGGTGGCCATCGCCTCCAGGGTCGCGATGCTCTGGAGCTCCGCGGTCCCGGGCATGACGAAGACGTCGGCGCGCCCGTACGCCGCGGGGAGCTCGTCGTCGTCGACCGCCCCGAGGAAGCGGACAGAGTCCTCGATCCCGAGGGAACGGGTCAGTGCCTCGAGCGAGCTCCTGAGGCTGCCCATCCCGACGACCTCCAGCCGGGCGCCGAGGGACCGCGGCAGGTGGGCGAAGGCGGTGAGGAGCTCGTCGACGTGCTTCTCCTGCTCGAGGCGCCCGACGAAGAGCAGGGACGGCCGGGACGTGGCCTCGAGCGTCCGCGACACGGCGAAGCGGTCCAGGTCGATGCCGCAGGAGACGACCTCGGCCGGACGCAGCGTGGTCGAGGCGGCGAGCAGGTCGGCGGCCCGACGGGTGGGCACGCTGATCAGGTCGGCGTCGTCGTACACCCGTTCGAGGTCCCGCCACGCCAGCCGACCGGCGGTCCGGGGGAAGCGGCGGACCACCGGGACGTGGTGCAGCAGGTTCTCGGGCATGAAGTGGTTGGTCGCCAGGACCGGGACCCCGTCGCGGCGGGCCGCGCGCACCAGCGTGCGACCGAGGCCGAGGTGGGACTGGACGTGGACCACGTCCGGTCGGGCGACGTGCAGCACGTTCTCGACCCGCCGGCGGGTGGTCGGCGGCAGGCAGACCTGCATCCGGGGCCGGCCCGGCAGCGTCACGGAGCTGAGCCGGTGCACCCGCACGCCCCGGTCGAGGTAGGTGTCGTGGCCGCCGTCGGCGGAGGGCCAGAGCAGGTCGACCGTGTGGCCCGCGTCGGCGAGGCCGGCGGCCAGCCGCGCGGTGAACGTGGCCGCTCCGTTGATGTACTCGGGGTACTGGTCCGCGCCCAGCACGATCTTCATGGTCGACACCGTGACGCACCGTCGCTGAGCCCGACCTGAGCGGATCATCGCTCAGGTTCGGCTCAGCCGGGCGGCCCCACGATGCGAGGGTCACCGTAGGAGAGGAGTGCCACGTGAAGATCCTGCTGGTCGAGGACGAGGTACGCCTCGCGGACGTGGTCAAGGAGGGCCTGGTCGCCGAGGGGTTCTCCGTCGACATCGTCTCCGACGGCGTCACCGGGCTCTGGGCGGCGACGTCCAACCCCTACGACGCCATCGTGCTCGACATCATGCTCCCGGGCCTGAACGGCTACGACGTGCTCAAGCAGCTCCGGCGCCGCAAGATCTGGACGCCCGTGCTGATGCTGACGGCCAAGGACGGCGAGTACGACCAGACCGACGCCTTCGACCTCGGCGCCGACGACTACCTGACGAAGCCCTTCAGCTTCCTGATCCTGATGGCCCGGCTCCGGGCGCTGGTCCGGCGCGGCGCCCCCGAGCGACCCGTGCTCATCACCGTCGGCAGCCTCGTCCTCGACCCGGCGCGACGCGCGGTCACCCGCCGGGGGACGTCGGTCAGCCTGACCGCCCGCGAGTACGGCCTGCTGCTCTACCTGATGCGCAACGCCGGTGATGTGATGAGCAAGGCCCAGATCCTCGACAACGTGTGGGACTCCGCCTACGACGGCAGCGACAACATCGTCGAGGTCTACGTCGGCTACCTCCGCAAGAAGCTCGACGCACCCTTCGGCCTGACGACCCTGCACACCATCCGCGGGCTCGGCTACCGGTTGGACGCCGACGTCTGAGCCCGCTGAGGCGGACGGGACGCTGACCTCTTCGAGGCCCTTCGACAGGCTCAGGGAGCGTTCCACCCGCCTTCCCGTTCGACAGGCTCAGGGAGCGTCCCACCCCCTGAGCCCGTCGAGCCTCAGACCCCGTCGAACGTCTTGAGGGTCTGGGCCAGCGTGTCCAGGTTCGACGCGCAGTCGGCCTGCGTCGGGCTGCTGGCGCGCAGGGACGTGAGGACCTCGTCGATCTCGCCGTCGAGCAGGCGCCAGTCCTTCGGGTCGCGCGGCTTGAGGCCGGCCTCCGCGCTGTCCCAGGCCAGCTCGAGGTCCTTGACGTTCGTCTTGGCGCCGACCAGGTCGTTCTGGGCGACGTGGCCCTGCACCGACGTGACGATCGCCGAGAAGCTGCTCAGGTCGCCCAGC contains these protein-coding regions:
- a CDS encoding glycosyltransferase → MKIVLGADQYPEYINGAATFTARLAAGLADAGHTVDLLWPSADGGHDTYLDRGVRVHRLSSVTLPGRPRMQVCLPPTTRRRVENVLHVARPDVVHVQSHLGLGRTLVRAARRDGVPVLATNHFMPENLLHHVPVVRRFPRTAGRLAWRDLERVYDDADLISVPTRRAADLLAASTTLRPAEVVSCGIDLDRFAVSRTLEATSRPSLLFVGRLEQEKHVDELLTAFAHLPRSLGARLEVVGMGSLRSSLEALTRSLGIEDSVRFLGAVDDDELPAAYGRADVFVMPGTAELQSIATLEAMATGLPVVAADAMALPHLVQDGVNGRLYAPGDARALAVALAQLLVDPVLRARLGRGSRTRAQAHSLSATLEEFVGHYSRLVGSRSAGRLPGRSLALAS
- a CDS encoding response regulator transcription factor translates to MKILLVEDEVRLADVVKEGLVAEGFSVDIVSDGVTGLWAATSNPYDAIVLDIMLPGLNGYDVLKQLRRRKIWTPVLMLTAKDGEYDQTDAFDLGADDYLTKPFSFLILMARLRALVRRGAPERPVLITVGSLVLDPARRAVTRRGTSVSLTAREYGLLLYLMRNAGDVMSKAQILDNVWDSAYDGSDNIVEVYVGYLRKKLDAPFGLTTLHTIRGLGYRLDADV